A genomic segment from uncultured Erythrobacter sp. encodes:
- a CDS encoding Mrp/NBP35 family ATP-binding protein: MDKSPQEPRQPAAEEALIRAALTPEINHRLRSARIVARRAVIVAEAGDLSDSARAELEAGITAALLPLAEIDEVRIALTGERRRRRLIAVGSGKGGVGKSTLTTNLAVALARMGRKVGVIDGDIYGPSQPKLLKTEGIKPGATPDGSQLVAIDSPYNVKVLSMGHIVAPGKALAWRGPMTGKALTQLVDADWGDTDLLLIDLPPGTGDVQLSMLSAHRPDGAVLVSTPQDLALIDAARAGQLFEQGEVPIIGLVENMAGYCCPACGHISDPFGSGGVEKFATALEIPFLGRVPLTLATRIAGDQGNPPAAGDDETAAPFRAIAEKLARWLDTGTV; encoded by the coding sequence ATGGACAAGTCACCCCAAGAACCCCGCCAGCCCGCTGCCGAAGAGGCGCTGATCCGTGCTGCCTTGACCCCGGAAATCAACCATCGGCTGCGCTCCGCCCGGATCGTTGCGCGCCGTGCGGTGATCGTGGCCGAGGCCGGTGACCTGTCCGATTCTGCCCGCGCTGAGCTGGAAGCGGGCATCACCGCCGCGCTTCTCCCGCTGGCGGAAATCGACGAAGTGCGGATCGCGCTGACCGGTGAGCGGCGGCGGCGGCGGTTGATTGCCGTGGGATCGGGCAAGGGCGGGGTCGGCAAGTCGACACTGACCACCAATCTCGCGGTCGCGCTCGCCCGGATGGGCCGCAAGGTCGGCGTGATCGACGGCGACATCTACGGCCCCTCCCAGCCCAAACTGTTGAAGACCGAAGGCATCAAGCCCGGCGCGACCCCCGATGGTTCGCAGCTGGTGGCGATCGACAGCCCCTATAACGTCAAGGTGCTGTCGATGGGCCACATCGTCGCGCCCGGCAAGGCGCTGGCATGGCGCGGGCCGATGACCGGCAAGGCGCTGACGCAACTGGTCGATGCCGATTGGGGCGATACCGATCTGCTGCTGATCGACCTGCCCCCCGGCACTGGCGATGTGCAGCTTTCGATGCTGTCGGCCCACCGCCCGGATGGTGCGGTGCTGGTGTCCACCCCGCAGGATCTCGCGCTGATCGACGCGGCGCGCGCGGGCCAACTGTTCGAGCAGGGCGAGGTGCCGATCATCGGGCTGGTCGAGAACATGGCAGGCTATTGCTGCCCCGCATGCGGCCATATCAGCGACCCGTTCGGTTCGGGCGGGGTCGAGAAATTCGCCACCGCGCTCGAAATCCCGTTCCTTGGCCGCGTGCCGCTGACGCTCGCCACCCGGATCGCAGGCGACCAGGGCAATCCGCCCGCCGCCGGTGACGACGAGACCGCCGCGCCGTTCCGCGCCATTGCGGAAAAGCTGGCGCGCTGGCTCGATACCGGGACGGTTTGA
- a CDS encoding protease modulator HflK, producing MAGKNNPWGGGGSGDEPGGDGPEGDGGAGGSGGGGPRNPWLPGGGEPGKRRSASIEDIFKSRGPEGPRRAGGGGGGPTFRLPERPNGKSWAPVIIGGIAVVWAAVTSFHFIQPGEQAVVTWLGGKYSHTMETTGFTAPWPIHLVEKENVTQVRLEEVPGTKTEKLILTGDQNLVDLSYLIRWNISDLTLYKYQLNDPRNALLEIGEAAMRAAVARQDLDSVLTGAGRAEIEQDVSAAMQARLDAYRSGIKVQGIEINKVDPPSRVEEAFKDVSSAQQDADAAINRSRAVAQQTLARAQGDASEFDDIYEEYKLAPEVTRRRLYYETMEQILSKTDKTIVEGGNVTPYLPLPELKRRAQTPPPPPQGE from the coding sequence ATGGCTGGCAAAAACAACCCCTGGGGCGGCGGCGGTAGCGGCGACGAGCCCGGCGGGGATGGGCCTGAGGGCGATGGCGGAGCAGGCGGCAGCGGTGGCGGCGGTCCGCGCAACCCGTGGCTGCCCGGCGGCGGTGAACCCGGCAAGCGGCGTTCGGCCAGCATCGAAGACATCTTCAAGAGCCGCGGCCCCGAAGGCCCGCGCCGCGCAGGCGGCGGTGGCGGCGGCCCGACCTTCCGTTTGCCTGAGCGCCCCAATGGCAAGAGCTGGGCGCCTGTCATCATCGGCGGGATTGCCGTGGTGTGGGCCGCGGTGACCAGTTTCCACTTCATTCAGCCCGGCGAACAGGCCGTGGTCACCTGGCTGGGCGGCAAATATTCGCACACAATGGAAACCACCGGTTTCACTGCGCCTTGGCCGATCCACCTGGTCGAAAAAGAAAATGTGACGCAGGTCCGGCTTGAGGAAGTGCCCGGCACCAAGACCGAAAAACTGATCCTGACCGGCGACCAGAACCTTGTCGATCTGAGCTATCTGATCCGCTGGAACATCTCCGATCTGACGCTTTACAAGTATCAGCTCAACGATCCGCGCAACGCCTTGCTGGAAATCGGCGAGGCCGCGATGCGCGCCGCTGTGGCGCGGCAAGATCTCGACAGTGTGCTGACCGGCGCCGGCCGGGCCGAGATCGAACAGGACGTGAGCGCCGCCATGCAGGCGCGGCTCGATGCCTATCGCTCCGGGATCAAGGTGCAGGGCATTGAAATCAACAAGGTCGACCCGCCGAGCCGGGTGGAGGAAGCGTTCAAGGACGTCTCGTCCGCGCAGCAGGATGCCGATGCCGCGATCAACCGGTCGCGCGCGGTGGCGCAGCAGACCCTCGCCCGTGCGCAAGGTGACGCCAGCGAATTCGACGACATCTACGAGGAATACAAGCTCGCGCCCGAAGTGACGCGCCGCCGCCTCTATTACGAGACCATGGAGCAGATTCTGTCCAAGACCGACAAGACCATCGTCGAAGGCGGCAATGTGACGCCGTACCTGCCGCTGCCAGAGCTGAAGCGCCGTGCGCAGACGCCTCCGCCGCCGCCGCAGGGGGAGTAG
- a CDS encoding protease modulator HflC, producing the protein MTNLFQTYKPFFIGAIVVVVALLSSVVIVPETHQGVVVQAGKPVRTFNQFRPDVPYGQTGAGLQLRIPFIEEVRMIDRRVLDLDMERTQVLSNDQQRLQVDAYARYRIIDPVKLVKSAGSEAQLESQLLPILTSVLRQELGRRPFSALINAERGTAMTNITATLDKQARNYGAQVLDVRIKAADLPEGRPLDAAFTRMQTDREEEATTIRAAGQRDAQIIQAEASAEAARIYADAYGKDPKFYDFYRAMESYKKTFLQGEGQSTMVLSEDSEYFRQFKGDR; encoded by the coding sequence ATGACCAACCTGTTTCAGACCTACAAGCCGTTCTTCATCGGTGCGATTGTGGTGGTTGTGGCGCTGCTCTCGAGCGTGGTGATCGTGCCCGAAACCCATCAGGGCGTCGTGGTGCAGGCCGGTAAGCCGGTGCGAACCTTCAACCAGTTCCGCCCCGATGTGCCCTATGGCCAGACCGGGGCGGGGTTGCAGCTGCGCATTCCGTTCATCGAAGAAGTCCGGATGATTGACCGCCGCGTGCTCGATCTCGACATGGAGCGCACGCAGGTGCTCTCCAACGATCAGCAGCGCCTGCAAGTCGATGCCTATGCGCGCTACCGCATCATCGATCCGGTCAAGCTGGTCAAAAGTGCCGGTTCTGAAGCCCAGCTCGAATCCCAATTGCTGCCGATCCTCACCTCGGTGCTGCGGCAGGAGCTGGGGCGCAGGCCGTTCTCGGCGCTGATCAATGCCGAACGCGGGACGGCGATGACCAACATCACCGCCACGCTCGACAAGCAGGCGCGCAATTATGGGGCGCAGGTGCTCGACGTGCGGATCAAGGCGGCTGACCTTCCCGAAGGTCGCCCGCTCGATGCCGCCTTCACCCGGATGCAGACCGATCGTGAGGAAGAGGCGACCACCATCCGTGCCGCCGGTCAGCGCGATGCGCAGATCATCCAGGCCGAAGCCTCGGCTGAAGCGGCGCGTATCTATGCCGATGCTTACGGAAAAGACCCGAAGTTCTACGACTTCTACCGCGCCATGGAGAGCTACAAAAAAACCTTCCTGCAAGGTGAGGGGCAGAGCACGATGGTGCTGTCAGAGGACAGCGAATATTTCCGCCAGTTCAAGGGTGACCGCTGA